A genome region from Arachis duranensis cultivar V14167 chromosome 8, aradu.V14167.gnm2.J7QH, whole genome shotgun sequence includes the following:
- the LOC107461359 gene encoding LOW QUALITY PROTEIN: glucan endo-1,3-beta-glucosidase 14-like (The sequence of the model RefSeq protein was modified relative to this genomic sequence to represent the inferred CDS: inserted 2 bases in 1 codon; deleted 1 base in 1 codon), whose amino-acid sequence MTNPSKAQSWIQQHLQPYLSQTKITCITVGNEVFNTNDTQLIMNLLXESVHGAHVNLGLDQQVTVTTAHSFNILSNSYPPSSGSFRQDLLQYIQPLLAFHSQFNSPFLIDAYPFFAYKDNPSEVSLSYVLFEPNPSSIDPNTNLNYDNMLYAQIDAVDAAIKMLGHTDIEVRISETGWPSKGDTNEIGATPENAATYNGNLLKRIEQKQGTPANPSVPIDIYVFALFNENLKPGPASERNYGLYYPDGTPVYNIGLQGFLPEMVIASSSNAVLVTW is encoded by the exons ATGACAAACCCTTCCAAGGCTCAATCATGGATTCAGCAGCACCTTCAACCTTACCTTTCACAAACCAAGATCACCTGCATCACCGTTGGAAATGAAGTCTTCAACACCAATGATACCCAGTTAATCATGAATCTCCT GGAGAGTGTTCATGGCGCCCATGTTAATCTTGGATTAGACCAACAAGTTACTGTCACAACAGCACATTCTTTCAACATATTAAGCAATTCATACCCTCCTTCGTCTGGTTCGTTTAGGCAAGATCTGCTTCAATATATCCAACCTCTTCTTGCTTTTCACTCTCAATTCAATTCACCTTTTCTCATCGATGCATACCCT TTTTTTGCATACAAGGACAACCCAAGTGAGGTTTCTTTGAGCTATGTACTATTCGAGCCCAATCCCAGTTCCATCGATCCCAACACCAATCTCAACTATGACAACATGTTGTATGCTCAAATTGATGCTGTGGATGCTGCCATCAAGATGCTGGGCCATACAGATATTGAGGTCCGGATTTCAGAGACAGGTTGGCCTTCTAAGGGTGATACTAATGAAATTGGAGCCACACCAGAGAATGCAGCAACTTATAATGGTAATCTGCTGAAAAGGATAGAGCAGAAGCAAGGAACTCCTGCAAATCCATCAGTTCCAATTGATATTTATGTGTTTGCTTTGTTCAATGAAAATTTGAAGCCTGGACCCGCATCAGAGAGGAACTATGGCCTTTACTATCCTGATGGCACCCCAGTTTATAACATTGGATTACAGGGTTTTCTCCCTGAGATGGTTATTGCATCCAGTTCCAAT GCTGTTTTGGTGACGTGGTGA
- the LOC107461357 gene encoding uncharacterized protein LOC107461357: MRRDQRSPKQDPILSSQYVVCEERYNCRFEALDRTLRNLMSVTDQHKTHKPFGGKVVVLGGDFRQILPVIPKGSRHDILASAINSSQFWSFCKVLKLHTNMRLLMSSSDQDEGEMKIFTNWILDVGNGNIISVVGDESEVEIPDDLLITTTDDPLSRLVDFAYPNLLQNMSDYMYFQSRAIIAPTLKSVEKVNDFVLTIFPGMEKEYLSSDTTYQADENEDVKQEWFTPEFLNDIKCSGLFNHKLTLKQESL; encoded by the coding sequence ATGAGGAGAGATCAGAGAAGTCCAAAACAGGATCCAATTTTGAGTTCTCAATATGTTGTATGCGAGGAAAGGTACAACTGCCGTTTTGAAGCACTTGATCGGACGCTCAGGAATCTTATGTCAGTTACCGATCAACATAAGACACATAAACCATTTGGTGGTAAGGTTGTTGTTCTAGGAGGTGATTTCAGACAGATACTTCCGGTGATTCCGAAAGGAAGTAGACACGATATATTAGCATCCGCTATTAACTCATCCCAGTTTTGGTCATTTTGTAAGGTTCTGAAACTGCATACGAATATGAGGCTTCTAATGTCTTCTTCGGATCAAGACGAAGGTGAAATGAAGATATTTACTAATTGGATACTTGATGTTGGAAATGGAAATATTATCTCTGTTGTTGGTGATGAATCAGAAGTTGAAATTCCAGATGATCTATTGATTACAACTACTGATGATCCTCTCTCTCGTTTGGTAGACTTTGCATATCCAAATTTGTTGCAAAACATGTCAGATTACATGTATTTTCAGAGTAGAGCAATTATTGCACCCACACTTAAGAGTGTCGAGAAGGTAAACGATTTTGTCTTGACAATCTTTCCAGGGATGGAAAAGGAGTATTTGAGCTCTGACACAACATATCAAGCTGATGAGAATGAAGATGTAAAACAAGAGTGGTTCACACCAGAGTTTCTAAATGACATCAAATGTTCGGGACTATTCAATCACAAGTTGACTTTGAAGCAGGAGTCGCTGTAA
- the LOC107461358 gene encoding LOW QUALITY PROTEIN: protein FAR1-RELATED SEQUENCE 2 (The sequence of the model RefSeq protein was modified relative to this genomic sequence to represent the inferred CDS: deleted 1 base in 1 codon), translated as MELGIDGSINGETIAHATIGEVSSSFADEDKIASCSFDPAYKQDQDGNITQDSSGGDTIPSAIPXXXXXXXXXXXXXXXSADEPYVGQEFDSEATAHAFYNAYATRVGFVIRVSKLSRSRRDGSAIGRALVCNKEGYRMPDKREKIVRQRAETRVGCRAMILVRKVSSGKWVVTKFVKEHTHPLTPGKGRRDCIYEQYPNEHDKIRELSQQLAIEKKRCAAYKRQLELLFEHIEEHNNSLSKKIQHIVGNVKEIEAEEQQRHR; from the exons A TGGAGCTCGGGATTGATGGCTCCATTAATGGTGAGACAATAGCACATGCTACCATAGGAGAAGTTAGCAGTAGCTTTGCTGATGAAGATAAAATTGCTAGCTGTTCCTTTGATCCAGCTTACAAACAAGATCAAGATGGTAATATAACACAAGATTCTTCTGGAGGGGACACAATCCCCTCAGCAATTCCNNNNNNNNNNNNNNNNNNNNNNNNNNNN NNNNNNNNNNNNNNNNNNTCAGCTGATGAGCCATACGTGGGTCAGGAGTTTGATTCGGAAGCAACAGCGCATGCATTTTATAATGCATATGCCACGCGTGTTGGATTTGTCATACGTGTAAGTAAGCTCTCACGGTCAAGGCGTGATGGTTCTGCAATTGGACGTGCTCTTGTTTGCAACAAAGAGGGTTACAGAATGCCCGATAAGCGTGAAAAAATTGTAAGGCAAAGGGCAGAGACAAGGGTTGGTTGCAGGGCAATGATTTTGGTGAGGAAAGTTAGTTCCGGTAAATGGGTTGTCACAAAGTTTGTAAAGGAGCACACACACCCTTTGACACCTGGAAAAGGCAGAAGGGATTGCATTTATGAACAATATCCG AATGAACATGATAAAATTCGAGAACTATCTCAGCAATTGGCTATAGAGAAAAAACGGTGTGCAGCTTATAAAAGGCAACTTGAATTGTTATTTGAACACATTGAGGAGCATAATAATAGTCTTTCAAAGAAAATACAGCACATAGTAGGCAATGTGAAGGAGATTGAAGCTGAAGAACAACAGCGTCATAGATAG